One genomic window of Dunckerocampus dactyliophorus isolate RoL2022-P2 chromosome 7, RoL_Ddac_1.1, whole genome shotgun sequence includes the following:
- the LOC129184748 gene encoding chemerin-like receptor 1 yields the protein MEITATPFSRINKTGVTGEDFSESNNLFGNHTTDPYAELRRSLNTMSIVVYSLAFVFGVLGNGVVIWVTGFQMKKTVNTVWFLNLAVADFIFTAFLPLSVAYTALNFHWPFGKFMCKMSSAVSALNMFASVSILMVISIDRCVSVVWPVWAQNHRSVQKASRVSLVVWGVAVILSIPYFIFRDTGPSFFSEDVINCFNNFVFSDDFFTPHLNDLRLFRLQAMTVTRFLLGFAIPFTVIVSCYAAIIHRLRKNRNLASHSSRPFKIIAVVIIVFFVCWAPFHTLVLMEIVSYRFLSVVLQNVITIGVPIATSLAFINSCLNPLLYVFMGQDFKTRVCTSILKVLENAFQEESSHADSKTVETSQGTDNTQV from the coding sequence ATGGAGATTACGGCCACACCTTTCTCTCGCATCAATAAAACAGGGGTAACTGGAGAAGATTTCTCTGAGTCAAACAACCTTTTTGGCAATCATACAACCGATCCATACGCTGAATTGAGGCGGTCTCTCAACACCATGTCTATCGTTGTTTATTCACTGGCTTTTGTCTTTGGCGTGCTGGGCAACGGTGTGGTTATCTGGGTAACTGGATTCCAGATGAAGAAAACGGTCAACACAGTCTGGTTCCTCAACCTCGCCGTGGCCGACTTCATCTTCACGGCATTCCTTCCTCTAAGCGTGGCGTACACGGCCCTAAATTTCCACTGGCCCTTCGGCAAGTTTATGTGCAAGATGAGTAGTGCAGTTAGCGCTCTCAACATGTTTGCCAGTGTCTCCATCCTGATGGTGATTAGCATCGACAGATGCGTATCCGTGGTGTGGCCCGTTTGGGCTCAGAACCACCGAAGTGTTCAGAAGGCGTCCCGTGTGAGTCTGGTTGTTTGGGGGGTGGCTGTGATTCTGAGCATTCCATACTTCATTTTCCGGGACACGGGACCATCGTTTTTTAGCGAAGACGTCATCAACTGCTTCAACAACTTTGTCTTTTCTGACGACTTCTTCACACCACATCTTAATGACCTCCGACTGTTTCGTCTTCAGGCCATGACCGTGACCCGCTTCCTTCTGGGTTTTGCTATCCCCTTCACGGTCATCGTCTCCTGTTATGCAGCTATAATCCACCGTCTCAGAAAGAACCGCAACCTTGCCAGTCACTCAAGTCGGCCTTTTAAGATCATCGCTGTTGTTATCATTGTCTTTTTTGTCTGCTGGGCTCCCTTTCACACCCTTGTTTTAATGGAGATAGTCAGCTACAGGTTTTTAAGTGTAGTGTTGCAAAATGTCATAACTATTGGAGTCCCAATAGCAACCAGTCTGGCCTTTATCAACAGTTGCCTTAATCCATTGCTCTACGTGTTCATGGGCCAGGATTTCAAAACTAGAGTTTGTACTTCCATCCTGAAAGTCCTGGAGAATGCTTTCCAGGAAGAGAGCTCTCATGCAGACTCAAAGACAGTTGAAACCAGTCAAGGCACTGACAATACTCAAGTATGA
- the LOC129185120 gene encoding chemerin-like receptor 1 has translation MMELMSVTPYYDINSSEATIMNGTMYEDDEYDYKDDHAELRQSLNIMSLIVYCLAFVLGVLGNGVVIWVTGFKMKKTVNTVWFLNLAVADFLFTAFLPLSVTYTAMDFHWPFGKFMCKLNSTISFLNMFASVYILMVISIDRCVSVVWPVWAQNYRSVQKASCVSLGVWVVALILSTPYFIFRDTGPSYNNEEIINCFNNFAFSDDYVTPHVTQLRFFRHQAMTITRFFLGFVVPFTVIVSCYAVIIHRLRRNRTLASQSSRPFKIIAAVIATFFLCWAPYHILALIELVNHMSFYESDILDHVITIGVPIATSLAFLNSCLNPLLYVFMGQDFKDKVRKSILKVLETAFQEEVSRSYTYTNSMVTSRSKEKSVSEAEV, from the coding sequence ATGATGGAGCTAATGAGCGTGACACCTTACTATGACATCAACAGTTCAGAAGCCACCATCATGAACGGCACGATGTATGAGGACGACGAGTATGACTACAAGGACGACCACGCTGAGCTGAGGCAGTCCCTCAACATCATGTCTCTCATCGTTTACTGCCTGGCTTTCGTCCTCGGCGTGCTGGGCAACGGTGTGGTTATCTGGGTAACTGGATTCAAGATGAAGAAAACGGTCAACACAGTCTGGTTCCTCAACCTCGCCGTGGCCGACTTCCTCTTCACGGCATTCCTTCCTCTGAGCGTGACTTACACAGCTATGGATTTCCACTGGCCATTCGGCAAGTTCATGTGCAAGCTGAACAGCACCATCAGCTTCCTCAACATGTTTGCCAGTGTCTACATCCTGATGGTGATCAGCATTGACAGATGCGTGTCGGTGGTGTGGCCCGTTTGGGCTCAGAACTACAGAAGTGTCCAGAAGGCGTCCTGTGTGAGCCTTGGCGTTTGGGTGGTGGCTCTGATTCTGAGCACTCCATACTTCATCTTCAGGGACACTGGACCATCGTATAACAATGAAGAAATCATCAACTGCTTCAACAACTTTGCCTTCTCTGACGACTATGTCACGCCTCATGTGACCCAGCTGCGATTTTTCCGCCATCAGGCCATGACCATAACTCGCTTCTTTCTGGGTTTTGTTGTCCCGTTCACCGTCATCGTCTCCTGCTACGCTGTGATAATCCATCGCCTCCGCAGGAATCGAACCCTCGCCAGCCAATCAAGTCGCCCATTTAAGATCATCGCTGCCGTtattgccacttttttcctaTGCTGGGCTCCCTATCACATCTTGGCTCTGATTGAGCTGGTGAATCACATGTCTTTTTACGAGAGTGATATACTCGACCATGTCATCACTATCGGAGTCCCCATTGCCACCAGCCTGGCCTTTCTCAACAGTTGCCTCAATCCACTGCTCTATGTGTTCATGGGCCAAGATTTCAAGGATAAAGTGCGTAAATCCATCCTCAAAGTACTTGAAACTGCTTTCCAGGAAGAGGTTTCCCGTTCATACACTTATACAAACTCAATGGTCACCAGTCGAAGCAAAGAGAAGTCCGTCTCTGAAGCAGAGGTATAA
- the LOC129185523 gene encoding trypsin-like — MEGFMFLVLLALFGGAAAAALKDDDRIVGGYECAKNSVPYQVSLFTGYNFCGGVLLSPEWVLSAAHCKTKTNVEVRLGEHDIWELEGTEQHIMSAEFIRHPDYNPRTQDSDIMLIKLSRPASLNSYVRPATLPSRCATDGTMCHVSGWGSTRPSDEGSRYPHKLQCLDAPLLSDDVCFNAYPFQITDNMICAGYLEGGKDSCQGDSGGPMTCDGVLQGVVSWGKGCALRNKPGVYTKVCNYVAWIKKIMLTG, encoded by the exons ATGGAAGGATTTATGTTTTTGGTTCTTCTTGCTCTCTTTGGAGGTGCAG CTGCAGCTGCCCTCAAGGATGATGACAGGATTGTTGGAGGGTATGAATGTGCCAAAAACTCAGTGCCCTACCAAGTGTCTCTCTTCACTGGGTACAACTTCTGCGGGGGGGTCCTCTTGTCGCCAGAGTGGGTGCTCTCTGCTGCACACTGCAAAACAAa AACCAATGTAGAAGTGCGGCTGGGGGAGCATGACATCTGGGAGCTTGAGGGCACTGAGCAGCACATCATGTCCGCGGAGTTCATTCGCCATCCTGACTACAACCCTCGCACACAGGACAGCGATATTATGCTGATCAAGCTGAGTCGTCCGGCCTCTCTGAACAGCTACGTGCGCCCTGCTACACTCCCTTCTAGATGTGCCACTGATGGGACCATGTGCCATGTCTCTGGTTGGGGGAGTACTCGACCCAGTGATGAAGGCT CCAGGTACCCTCATAAGTTGCAGTGCCTGGACGCCCCTCTCTTGAGTGATGATGTCTGCTTTAATGCATATCCCTTCCAAATCACTGACAACATGATATGTGCTGGTTATCTGGAGGGAGGCAAAGACTCTTGTCAG GGTGACTCCGGGGGTCCTATGACATGTGACGGCGTGCTCCAAGGAGTCGTGTCCTGGGGGAAAGGCTGCGCTCTGAGAAACAAACCCGGCGTGTACACAAAAGTGTGCAATTATGTCGCATGGATCAAGAAAATAATGCTTACTGGCTAG